A single genomic interval of Nostoc commune NIES-4072 harbors:
- a CDS encoding pentapeptide repeat-containing protein, whose product MNKPNPKKLTQWIVTAVFLVLVIGFSLLDQQAVKAQTLTPSVPTESELAPVISPVTSPTESVTAPVISPVTSPIVSVAENVRRLLQTNECVGCNLTGAMLKDANLQAANLEGANLQNADLERANLQQTNLQGANFQGADLGKVNLLGANLVGANLFDADLEKANLLGANLQTANLQGADLEKTNLTNANIQGVNLMGVDLEDAIRPEGFTVQ is encoded by the coding sequence ATGAATAAACCAAATCCAAAAAAATTAACTCAGTGGATCGTAACAGCAGTATTTCTGGTACTTGTAATAGGATTTTCGCTCCTTGACCAGCAAGCAGTTAAAGCTCAAACACTAACACCATCTGTACCTACAGAATCTGAGCTAGCTCCAGTAATATCTCCGGTTACATCGCCAACGGAGTCTGTTACTGCTCCAGTAATATCTCCAGTTACATCCCCAATAGTGTCTGTTGCAGAAAACGTTAGACGTTTATTACAAACCAATGAATGTGTTGGATGTAATCTGACTGGAGCAATGCTAAAGGACGCAAATCTGCAAGCGGCAAACTTGGAGGGTGCTAACTTACAAAATGCAGATTTAGAAAGGGCTAACTTACAGCAAACAAATTTACAAGGGGCAAACTTTCAGGGAGCAGATTTAGGTAAGGTAAACCTTTTAGGAGCAAACCTTGTGGGAGCAAACCTATTTGATGCAGACCTAGAGAAAGCTAACCTGTTGGGAGCAAATTTGCAAACCGCTAACCTACAGGGCGCAGACTTGGAAAAGACAAATCTTACAAATGCAAATATCCAAGGGGTTAACCTGATGGGGGTTGATTTAGAAGATGCAATCAGACCAGAAGGATTCACTGTTCAGTGA